The genomic segment GGCCGGGTCCGGGCTGGCCGGGTCCGGGCTGGCCGGGTCTGGGCTGGCCGGGTCCGGGCCGGCCGGGTCCCAGCCGGCCAGCCCGGCGGTGGCCGGACCGCCGGCCGCCGGCGCCGAGCGGGTGCCGGCCGGGGCCGGGCCGATGCCGGTGGGCGCCGAGCCGGGGCCGGCTGGCGCGAGGCCGATCTCGGCTGGCGCGAGGCCGATCTCGGCTGGCGCGGAGCCGGTGTCGGCGGCGTCGGGACCGGGCGGCCGGTGGTCGGGCCGGCGGCGGCCGGTGCTGCTGGCCGTGGCCGGCGCGCTGGTGGCCGCCGTCGCCCTCACCCTGGGGCTGTCCAGCCCGCTCGGCCTCGGCTCCGGCGCGCCGGCCCGGTCGCCGTCGACCGGGGCGGCGCCGGGTCCCAGCGGCCGGCCGGCACCCTCGGCGGGACCGGACCGCCAGGACGGTCGGTCCGGTCAGGCCGGTCCGGGCGTCGTCCCGCCGCCGGCCGCCGGCGACGCGAGCGTCCCACCGGCCACCGACCGGGGTCCGGCCGTACCGGATTCCCCACCCGGCACGTCGGCGACCCAGCCGGCGCCGGTCGACTCTCCGCAGCCGCCGCCACCGCCCGCGGAGCGCAGCTTCACGACCGCCGGCGGGACGGTCCGGGCGAGCTGCGAGTCGACCGGGCGGGGGCGGCTGCTCTCCTGGTCCGCGGCGCGGACCTACCACGTGGACGCCGTCGCGCCGGGGCCGGCCCGGACACCCACGGTGGTCTTCCGCAAGGGCAACCAGAACGAGCGGGTGACCATCACCTGTGCCACCGGCACGCCCGAGGCGACCATTGAGACCTACCGCCGGTGACCGGGCCGGCGCGTCACTCGATCCGGTACGCCCGGAGCACCGTCTGCCGTACCGTGTTGCCCGCCGTGTCGGTCGCCGCCGCCCGCAGCGACACGTAGCCCGGCGAGTCCGGGTGCCGCAGCTGCACCCGGCCGTCCACGACGGTGGCGACCGTCCAGTTGGCCCCGTCGTCGTAGGAGACCTCCACCCGCAGTTCGTCGTTGCCGCCGGCGGGCGAATCCGGTTGCGCCGTCACGGCGATCGGCACGCTCGCGGTGGTTCCCGCCGGGGTGGTGTTGTTGCTGTCCACAGCGGGCGAGAAGCGCACCGTGGAGAGCGGCAACCGGACCGGTTCGTCCCCCGCCCGGTGTCCGGAGCGGAACGTCCAGGCCACCTCCACCCGGGTCGACAACGTGGCCGGTCCGGCCCGCTCGGCGACCATCTCCAGCCGGTAGTCCGCCTCCTGCGGCGGCACCGTCAACTCGCCGTGCAGCCCGTCCAGCTCGGCGAACGGCTCGCCGTCCCGGAACACCGTGATCCGTCCGGTGGCGATCGAGGAGTAGCCGGCCCGGCCCAGGCCGTCGCCGAAGAGCGGGGCCAGCACCGACAGGGTGTCGCCGCGCCGGGTCACCCACTGGTGCTCGTACGGCGGCGCCGCCACGGTCGGCCCGAACACGCCCCGGCTCCACTGTTCCTGGTACGCCTGACCGGCCCGGTACGCCGCCGGCGGCGCCACCGAACTGGTCAGGTACTTCCGCTGATCGCCGGTGCCGGTGATCTCGTCGAAGGACCGGAACCAGCGGGCCCGGCCGTCCACGTTGTAGTACTCGGTGCGCTCCGACGGCAGGGCGACCGGCACCGGGTGGGCGAACCCGCCGAGCACGGACTCCGGCAGCACCGCCCAGGAGAGCTTCTGACCGGTGCTGCCGCTGGTCTCCTGGGCGTGGTTGGCGCGGACGGTGGCCAGCTCGGCGGGGGACACCTGCCGGGTGAAGCCGGTGCCCATCCGATCCTCGGTGAGCCAGCAGAGCAGGTACGCGAAGGACCGGTCGGCGGCCTCCGTCGGGGTGAAGGTCGCGCTGACCCGGGAGACGAAACCGGGCGCGGCGACATCCGGGCCGACCCGCCCCAGGTAGGCGGCGTCGAAGGTCCGCCCCAGGGCGCCCACCTCGACGGTCCGGCCCTGGGCCGAGACGGTGCTCGCCACCTCCGCGAAGACCTGCTCGGCGTCGGTGCGGCCGATGCCGACCGACACCGGCTCGCCGATCCGGCTGTCCAGGACGACGCTGCGGTCGGCGGTGACCGTCAACTCCGGCTGGGCCAGCATCGTGTTGGTGTAGCCGTCCCCCTCCGGGCTGGTGATCGAGCTGAGCACCGCGTACCGGCCCTTGGGTAGGCGGGTGGTGACGGTGCCGTCGTCGCTGGCGGCCAGGCTGCGGCCCAACTCGCCGTCCCAGCTCGCCAGCAGGCTCACGTAGCCGGCGGTGGCCGCGCCGTCGCGGCCCAGATGCCGGACGGTCACGTCGTAGCTCTCCACCTCGCGGTCGATCGCGAGCGGGGTCACCACGGCCGGGTCGTCGGCGCCGGCGCCCCCACCGGCGGTCGGCACGGCGACCACCTGGCCGGTCAGCTGTCCCTCCGGGCCGTCGACCCGGGTGTCGGCGGTGACCGTCACCTCCACGGCGGCGCCGGCCGGCAGGGTCACCGTGGCCGGCTCCACCGTGAACATCGCCGCCGGGACCGCCGCGCCGTCCGGCCCGGCGGCCCGCACCGAGAGGTCCACGGTGACCGCCGCGTCGCCGTGGTTGCGGTAGACCACCTTGCGGGTGGTCGGGGCGTCGTCGCCGTGCGGCCACAACTGCCGGCCGAAGCTGAGGCTGGCCGGCTCGGCGACGACGGACTGGGCGATGGCGCGGGCGACGTCGAGTCCGCCGGCGCCCTGCGCGAAGACGTCGAGTCGTGGGTCGGGTCGGGCCGCCGCCATCAGGGTGGACTTGAGCCGGCCGGCCGACCAGTCGGGATGCCGCTGGGCGAGCAGCGCGGCCGCCCCGGCGACGTGCGGCGCCGCCATCGAGGTCCCGGAGAGCGCTGTGGTGACCTGGCCCGGTTCGCCCAGCCCGGAGTCGGCGCCCCGGGCGGCGACGATGTCGACCCCGGGCGCGGTCAGGTCCGGCTTGATCGCGCCGTCGGTGGCTCGCGGTCCGCGGCTGGAGAAGGTGGCCAGTTCGCCGTTCTTGGTCACCGCCCCGACGGCGAGCGCGGCGTCGGCGCTGGCCGGGGAGCCGATGGTGCCGGGGCCGGGGATGTTGCCGGCGGCCGCGACGAAGAGCGTGCCGTGCGCGGCGGTCAGCGACTGCACCGCCTGCTCGACCGGGTCGGCCTCGGGGGTGTCCGGGCCGCCGAGGCTCAGGTTGACCACCGCGGCGCCCTGTTCGGCGGCCCACTGCATGCCGGCGAGGATCCACGACTCGGCGCAGCCGCCGTCGACGCAGACCTTGCCGTCGAGCAGTTCGGCGCCGGGTGCGACGCCGGGGGAGCCGCCCGCCCCGGTGCCGGCCACGGTGGAGGCGACGTGGGTGCCGTGGCCGGTGCGGTCCCGGTCGTCCTCGGCGCCCTCGGTGAAGTTCCGCCGGCCGGCCACCCGACCGGCCAGGTCGGGGTGGTCGGCGTCGATTCCGCTGTCCAGGACGGCGACGGTGACACCGGTGCCGTCCAGGCCGGCGGCCCAGGCGGCCGGGGCGCCGACGGCCGGCACGCTGTCGGCGAGGGCGGGCCGGCGCAGGCCGTCCAGCCAGACGGTCTCCAGGCCGGTACCGAGGGTGCGGCCGGCCGGATCCGGGGTGGTCAGGGCCGTCCAGAAGCCGGTCAGGTCGGTGGCGGTGACGGTGGCGGCGAAGCCGTCGACGGCCGGCAGGTCCCGGGTGATCCGGGCGCCGGCCGCGGTCACGTTCTCCCGGGCCATCGTGCGGGCGTCGGTCTCGCTGTAGGTGACCAGGATCGGCAGGTCGGGCCGCCGGTCGTAGCCGAAGTCGAGCAGCGCGGTGACGTCGAAGAGCCGCTCGTCGAGTTGCCCGGCCCGCAGCGCGGGCAGCGCGTCGGCCGGCAGCACCTGCAGGCGTTCGCCGAGGCGCCGGGTCACGAAGCGGACGTCGGCCCGGCCGGCGGCGGGCCGGACGGCGGGCACGCCAGCGCTGTTGACGCTCACCCGGTCGCCGGTGAGCAGGGTGACGGTCCGGGTCCCGGCGGCGTCGTGGCCGGCCGGTGCGCCGGCCGCCACGGCGCTGGTGGCACCTGCGGCGTTGGTGGTCGCCGCGGCGACCCGGGTCGGCTCGCCAGCGATCGGCAGGCCGATAGCGATCAACAGTGCGATAGCCGCTGATCCCGCCTTAAGCCTTCTAAGCGGATGCATGACGTGCCTCCCCTTGATCCGGTCTATACGGGCAAACGTTATATCGACCGAAGCATATGTCTGTGTCCGTCGGGCCGCACCCCGGCCCGGCGCGGCCGGCGGCGGGCCGTCGACTGGCGCCGCCGTCGGTCCGGCCACTACAGTCCCGGGAATGCCGCAGATCGTCCCGCCGCAGGTCAAGGTCATCGCTTGGACGCAGTTCGAGCCGCCGGAGGACGTGCCCTGGTCGACCGACGCCGACGGCGGGCAGGCATTGGCCGAGTTCGCCGGCCGGGCCTGCTACCAGTCCTGGCGCAAGCCCAACCCGGCCACCGCCACCAACGCCGGCTACCTGGCCCACATCCTCGAGGTGGGGCATCTCTCGGTGCTCGAACACGGCACCGTCACCTGCTACTTCACCGGGGTGTCCCGGTCGTTCACGCACGAGCTGATCCGGCACCGGCACTTCTCGTACTCCCAGCTCTCCCAGCGCTACGTGCCGGAGCGGGAGGCCGCGATGGTCGAGCCAGCCGTCATCGCCGCCGACGACGAGCTGCACAAGCGGTTCGTCGAGGCCACCGACGCGAGCCTGCGGGCCTACAACGAACTGCTGGCCGGGCTGGAGCAGCGCTTCGCCGACATCGAGAACCCCACCCTGCGCCGCAAGCAGGCCCGGCAGGCGGCCCGGGCGGTGCTGCCCAACGCCACCGAGACCCGGATCGTCGTCACCGGCAACTACCGGGCCTGGCGGCACTTCATCGGGATGCGGGCGACCGAGCACGCCGACGTGGAGATCCGCGAGGTGGCCATCGAGTGCCTGCGCCAGCTGAACCGGGTGGCGCCGAACGTCTTCGCCGACTTCACCATCAGCACCCTCGCCGACGGCACCGAGGTCGCCGCCAGCCCGTACGCCGAAGGCTCCTGACCGGTCGTCCGCCGGGGACCGGCGATCCCACCCGGCTCCGCCGGTTCCACGGCAGGCCGACGGCGACCGTCCGCTAGGTTGTTTGCATGACCCACGACCATCCTGCCCCTCCCGGGCCGGGGGCGCCGCGCCCCTTCGGGAGCCTGCTCACGGCCATGGTCACGCCGTTCACCCCGGACGGGTCGCTCGACCTCGACGGCGCCGCCCGGCTCGCCACCCACCTGGTGGACCGGCAGGGTAACGACGCGCTCGTCGTCAACGGCACCACCGGCGAGTCGCCGACCACCACGGACGCCGAGAAGGAGCGCCTGGTCAGGGCCGTGGTCGAGGCCGTCGGCGACCGGGCCAAGGTGGTCGCCGGGGTCGGCACCAACGACACCCGGCACACCATCGAACTCGCCGCCGCCGCCGAGAAGGCGGGCGCGGACGGCCTGCTGGTGGTCACCCCGTACTACAACAAGCCCCCGCAGGCGGGCCTGGAACGGCACTTCCGGGCGGTGGCCGACGCCACCGGCCTGCCCGTGCTGCTCTACGACATCCCGCACCGCGCCGGCGTGCCGATCGCCACCGAAACGCTGGTCCGGCTCGCCGGACACGAGCGGATCGTCGGGGTGAAGGACGCCAAGGGCGACCTGGCCGCCACCTCCTGGGTGCTGCGCCGCACCGACCTGGCCTACTACAGCGGCGAGGACGCCCTCACCCTGCCGATGCTGGCCATCGGCGGGGTCGGCCTGGTCGGCACCTCCACGCACCTCACCGGCGCGCTCACCGCCGAGCTGATCGCCGCGTACGACCGGGGCGACACCGCCGCCGCCCTGGCCCTGCACCACAGGCTGCTGCCGCTGTTCACCGGAATCTTCCGGACCCAGGGCACCATCCTGGTCAAGGCCGCGATGACCGCGCTCGGCCTACCCGCCGGTCCGGTCCGGCCACCCCTCGTCGACGCCACCGACGCGGAGGTCGCGCAGCTGCGCGCCGACTGCGCGGACGCGGGTCTGGAGCTGCCCGAATGAGTCAACCCGGCATCGATCTGACGCCACCCCCACCGCTGCCCGAGGGCGGCCTTCGGATCATCCCGCTCGGCGGTCTCGGCGCCATCGGGCGGAACATGACCGTCTTCGAGTACGACGGCAAGCTGCTGGTGGTCGACTGCGGCGTGCTGTTCCCGGACGTGGAGCAGCCCGGTGTCGACCTGATCCTGCCCGACTTCGCGCCGATCCTGGACCGGCTCGACGCCATCCAGGCCATCGTGCTGACCCACGGGCACGAGGACCACATCGGCGCGGTGCCCTACCTGCTCGCCCAGAAGCCCGACATCCCGCTGGTCGGCTCCCAGTTCACCCTGGCCCTGGTCGAGGCGAAGCTGGCCGAACGGCGCATCGAGCCCTACACGCTGACGGTCCGCGAGGGCGGCCGGGAGGCGCTCGGACCCTTCGAGTGCGAGTTCTTCGCCGTCAACCACTCGATCCCGGACGCCCTGGCGGTGGCCATCCGCACTCCCGCCGGCCTGGTGCTGCACACCGGCGACTTCAAGATGGACCAGCTCCCGCTGGACGGGCGGGTGACCGACCTGGCGGGCTTCGCCCGGCTCGGCGCCGAGGGCGTCGACCTGCTGCTGTCGGACTCCACGAACGCGGAGATCCCCGGCTTCGTCACCCCCGAGCGGGACATCGGCCCGGTCCTCGACGCGACCTTCGCCAAGGCGACCGGGCGGATCATCGTCGCGTCGTTCGCCTCCCACGTGCACCGGGTGCAGCAGGTCTTCGACTCGGCGTACGAGCACGACCGCAAGGTCGCCCTGATCGGCCGGTCGATGGTGCGCAACATGGGCATCGCCCGCGACCTCGGGCTGCTGCGGATCCAGCCCGGCCTGGTGGTGGGGCTGGACGAGGCGACCACCCTGCCGCCGGACCGGATCGTGCTGATGTCCACCGGCTCGCAGGGCGAGCCGATGAGCGCGCTCGGTCGGATGGCCACCGGGGACCACCGGCACATCACCGTCGCCCCCGGTGACACCGTGGTGCTGGCCAGCTCCCTGGTGCCGGGGAACGAGACCGCCGTCTACCGGGTGATCAACCAGCTCTCCCGGGCCGGCGCCACCGTGATCCACAAGGACGTGGCGAAGGTGCACGTCTCCGGGCACGCCCCGGCCGGCGAGCTGCTCTACGTGCTCAACGTGGTCCGGCCGAGCAACCTGATGCCCGTACACGGCGAATGGCGGCACCTGCGTGCGCACGCCCGGCTCGGGATCGAGAGCGGGGTCGAGCCGGACCGGGTGGTGCTCTGCGAGGACGGCGACGTCGTCGACCTGGTCGAGGGACAGGCCCGGGTGGTGGGCCACGTCAAGAGCCGGTACGTCTACGTCGACGGGCTGGCCGTCGGCGACGTCGGGGAGTCGCTGCTGACCGAGCGCCGGATGCTCGGCGACGGCGGCTTCATCTCGGCCACCGTGGTCGTCGACTCCGTCACCGGCAAGGTGGTCGGCGGGCCGACGGTCTCGGCGAAGGGCTTCTCCGACGACCCGGAGGCGTTCAGCCCGGTGGTCCCGTTGATCACCGAGGCGCTGGGCCGGGCGGCCACCGAGGGCATCACCGACCCGCACCAACTCCAGCAGATCGTCCGGCGCACCGTCGGGCGCTGGGTCAACGACGCCTACCGCCGCCGCCCCATGATCGTCCCCACCGTCGTCGAGGTCTGACCCGGATTACACGCACGCCAGCCGGCGCCGGTTCACCCGATCGGCTGTGAAATTGTCCATTACCGATTGTTTCATCGATCTGCGGCCGCTTCCCGTACCCCGTGGCGGCGCCCACCCGCGGCGCCGCCACGGCGGAGGGAGTCGCATCGATGGACCGCAGACGGGCGATAGTCACCGGGATCACC from the Solwaraspora sp. WMMD1047 genome contains:
- a CDS encoding S8 family serine peptidase — encoded protein: MIAIGLPIAGEPTRVAAATTNAAGATSAVAAGAPAGHDAAGTRTVTLLTGDRVSVNSAGVPAVRPAAGRADVRFVTRRLGERLQVLPADALPALRAGQLDERLFDVTALLDFGYDRRPDLPILVTYSETDARTMARENVTAAGARITRDLPAVDGFAATVTATDLTGFWTALTTPDPAGRTLGTGLETVWLDGLRRPALADSVPAVGAPAAWAAGLDGTGVTVAVLDSGIDADHPDLAGRVAGRRNFTEGAEDDRDRTGHGTHVASTVAGTGAGGSPGVAPGAELLDGKVCVDGGCAESWILAGMQWAAEQGAAVVNLSLGGPDTPEADPVEQAVQSLTAAHGTLFVAAAGNIPGPGTIGSPASADAALAVGAVTKNGELATFSSRGPRATDGAIKPDLTAPGVDIVAARGADSGLGEPGQVTTALSGTSMAAPHVAGAAALLAQRHPDWSAGRLKSTLMAAARPDPRLDVFAQGAGGLDVARAIAQSVVAEPASLSFGRQLWPHGDDAPTTRKVVYRNHGDAAVTVDLSVRAAGPDGAAVPAAMFTVEPATVTLPAGAAVEVTVTADTRVDGPEGQLTGQVVAVPTAGGGAGADDPAVVTPLAIDREVESYDVTVRHLGRDGAATAGYVSLLASWDGELGRSLAASDDGTVTTRLPKGRYAVLSSITSPEGDGYTNTMLAQPELTVTADRSVVLDSRIGEPVSVGIGRTDAEQVFAEVASTVSAQGRTVEVGALGRTFDAAYLGRVGPDVAAPGFVSRVSATFTPTEAADRSFAYLLCWLTEDRMGTGFTRQVSPAELATVRANHAQETSGSTGQKLSWAVLPESVLGGFAHPVPVALPSERTEYYNVDGRARWFRSFDEITGTGDQRKYLTSSVAPPAAYRAGQAYQEQWSRGVFGPTVAAPPYEHQWVTRRGDTLSVLAPLFGDGLGRAGYSSIATGRITVFRDGEPFAELDGLHGELTVPPQEADYRLEMVAERAGPATLSTRVEVAWTFRSGHRAGDEPVRLPLSTVRFSPAVDSNNTTPAGTTASVPIAVTAQPDSPAGGNDELRVEVSYDDGANWTVATVVDGRVQLRHPDSPGYVSLRAAATDTAGNTVRQTVLRAYRIE
- the thyX gene encoding FAD-dependent thymidylate synthase, producing the protein MPQIVPPQVKVIAWTQFEPPEDVPWSTDADGGQALAEFAGRACYQSWRKPNPATATNAGYLAHILEVGHLSVLEHGTVTCYFTGVSRSFTHELIRHRHFSYSQLSQRYVPEREAAMVEPAVIAADDELHKRFVEATDASLRAYNELLAGLEQRFADIENPTLRRKQARQAARAVLPNATETRIVVTGNYRAWRHFIGMRATEHADVEIREVAIECLRQLNRVAPNVFADFTISTLADGTEVAASPYAEGS
- the dapA gene encoding 4-hydroxy-tetrahydrodipicolinate synthase, producing MTHDHPAPPGPGAPRPFGSLLTAMVTPFTPDGSLDLDGAARLATHLVDRQGNDALVVNGTTGESPTTTDAEKERLVRAVVEAVGDRAKVVAGVGTNDTRHTIELAAAAEKAGADGLLVVTPYYNKPPQAGLERHFRAVADATGLPVLLYDIPHRAGVPIATETLVRLAGHERIVGVKDAKGDLAATSWVLRRTDLAYYSGEDALTLPMLAIGGVGLVGTSTHLTGALTAELIAAYDRGDTAAALALHHRLLPLFTGIFRTQGTILVKAAMTALGLPAGPVRPPLVDATDAEVAQLRADCADAGLELPE
- a CDS encoding ribonuclease J, with product MSQPGIDLTPPPPLPEGGLRIIPLGGLGAIGRNMTVFEYDGKLLVVDCGVLFPDVEQPGVDLILPDFAPILDRLDAIQAIVLTHGHEDHIGAVPYLLAQKPDIPLVGSQFTLALVEAKLAERRIEPYTLTVREGGREALGPFECEFFAVNHSIPDALAVAIRTPAGLVLHTGDFKMDQLPLDGRVTDLAGFARLGAEGVDLLLSDSTNAEIPGFVTPERDIGPVLDATFAKATGRIIVASFASHVHRVQQVFDSAYEHDRKVALIGRSMVRNMGIARDLGLLRIQPGLVVGLDEATTLPPDRIVLMSTGSQGEPMSALGRMATGDHRHITVAPGDTVVLASSLVPGNETAVYRVINQLSRAGATVIHKDVAKVHVSGHAPAGELLYVLNVVRPSNLMPVHGEWRHLRAHARLGIESGVEPDRVVLCEDGDVVDLVEGQARVVGHVKSRYVYVDGLAVGDVGESLLTERRMLGDGGFISATVVVDSVTGKVVGGPTVSAKGFSDDPEAFSPVVPLITEALGRAATEGITDPHQLQQIVRRTVGRWVNDAYRRRPMIVPTVVEV